A region of the Phaseolus vulgaris cultivar G19833 chromosome 11, P. vulgaris v2.0, whole genome shotgun sequence genome:
aggagtacttggcgagcccgccggttctatGCAAACCTCAAATGGGAACGCCCCTCAGGTTATACTTCGCCATAACTGAGAAGGCGCTGAGTGCGGTGttcgtccaggatcaagatcaagtccaaaaacctatctattttgttagcaaggtgttgcagggcccagaagtgCGATATCAAGCCTTGGAGAAAGCGGCACTAGAGGttgtgttttcggcgaggaggttgcgtcattacttccagagctttacagtATTGGTAATGACCGACTTACCCATTCAGAAAGTTCGGAAGAAACCAGATGTAGGTGGGAGAATGgtaaaatgggcggtggagttgtcggagttcgacatcaagtatgagccccgagaaccgatcaaggggcaaatctttgctaACTTCGTGGTCGAGATGTCTTCTGAAACAGTGTAGAGCGCTGGAGATGGTTTTCgctgggtgctctcggtggatgggtcctcTAACTAGCTGGGTAGTGGGGCTGGGGTTATTCTGGAAGGACCCAACAACGTGTTGATAAagcaatctctgaggtttgcctttaaagccagcaataatcaggcggagtatgaggctttgatcgctggtatcttgttggcaaaggagatgggagcaaaggTGCTGATAGCCAAGAGTGATTCATTGTTGGTCATGGGCCAGGTAACCGGTGggttccaggccaaagatccgtagatggcggcttacctggagtatgtgcaggagttgaggaGGTCTTTCGTTTTGttcgaagtggtgcatgtgccaagGGGGCAAAacgcccgagctgacttgctagccaatctcgccagttcgggcaaggggggcagacagaggaccgttatacaagaaaccctgaagacacctcgagcattcgtagcagaccaccaggttcttcaaGTTTGCAAGTCAATAGAAGGGACAGCGAGGGGTCATAAATCTTTAACTCAGGAGACTTTGAGGACACCGAGAGTTAGAGCGCATCCAGCGGGAAAGACGAAGATGACGCCATCTGCCACGAGCCAGATACATGGATAACACCATACCGGCGCTACATGGCAGATGGCGTACTCCCAATGGACCCGACGGAGGCTAGAAAGGtgaagaagaactccagcaagttcaccctcatcgatggcaagttgtacaggtttgggtttacacaccctcttttagtatgtgtgcatggagagaagtgcacgagaattatggccgagctccatgaagggatttgtgggagtcacattAGAGGTCGAGCTTTGGCAACGAGAACtatccgtgcaggttattattggccaacaatgagggaagattgcaagagatatgctcagcattgcaagcaatgccagcagcacgccgattggcacaaggcgcccccggAAGAGCTAAAGTTAATccacagcccctggccgttccatacgtggggaatcgatattctgggacccttcccattggcgatcaggcaaatgaagtatttggttggcgcgatcgagtacttcacgaagtggattgaagcagaaccagtagcccagatcaccgcacacaagattcaGAGTTTTATGTGTAAGaatattgtgttttgttttggtgtgcccaagcgtttggtatcagataatgggactcagtttgcaagtcacctgttgaagaagctatgCGAGGATATTGGAACACAACAGGTGTTCGCTTCTGTGGAGCAtccacaaacgaatgggcaagtggagtcagctaatcgggttttgctgagaggtttgaaggggagattagagaaggccaaggggtcttgggctgaggaagttccccgcataatatgggcatatcacaccactgagcaatcgggaacccatgaaaccccgtttagcttggtgtatgggtgcgatgcgatgatcctagtcgaaatccaggaaagctcgccgagattctagaacttcgtggcggaagactcaaatgcagaaaggagaatgaacttggatttgctggatgaagtcagggaggaagcaagggtgaaggctgaagcagtaaagagaagagttgaacgcAAGTACAACTCTGGGACAAGGCCGAGGcaattcagagatggcgacctggtgatgggGAAGGCCCACCGATACGAGATGAAgaacaaattgtcacccaaatggacaggaccgtttagaataaccgaagcactcgggaacggtgcctaccgcttggaatcactggaaggaggggcgattcctcgcacttggaacgccacccatctcaagttttattacagttaaagtaTTGTAAGTAGCAATTAACTCGAATAGTCTGAGATGTTtaagctaaaacagtttttcaagggggcactctttttccctaaggagggttttttaacgaggtcacccaataaagaaagtttcgaagtttatcaaagtATCCAAGtttattaagtttgcatgtttATCGTTTTTAAGTTTTTGGAAGGAGACTTTGTCGTCCTTGTGAAATTTAGGACAAATTCAGATCACATGCATTCAGTacaaagttttaagtcctcattgCCATCTgtcgatcggaggcacaagtatgaAGTTTttagtcctcctcgccgtgagcgagtgtaggcgagaacagattacaagacctctttgctcaGGTAAATTGAGGAaagtttgaaagtcctcagtgcattcgggggaagaggagatgtaacccctgagCAAGGTTGaagcaccagagaaagtcctcctcaccctcgagtgagttcaggcaagaacagattgcaagtcctcagtgcatccggaggaagaggagatgtaacccctgagCAAGGTTGAGGCACCAgggaaagtcctcctcaccctcgagtgagttcaggcaagaacaaattgcaagtcctcagtgcatccaggggaaaaggagatgtaacccctgagCAAGGTtcaggcaccagagaaagtcctcctcgccttgagcgagttcaggcaagaacagattacaagacctctttgcttaggcaaattgaggcaagtttgaaagtccttagtgcatccgggggaagaggagatgtaacccctgggcaaagcTGAGGCActagagaaagtcctcctcaccttcgagtgagttcaggcaagaacagattgcaagtcctcagtgcatccgggggaagaggagatgtaacccctgagcaaggttgaggcaccagagaaagtcctcctcaccttcgagtgagttcaggcaagaacagattgcaagtcctcagtgcatccgggggaagaggagatgtaacccctgagcaaggttgaggcaccagagaaagtcctcctcgccttgagcgagttcaggcaagaacaaattacaagacctctttgcttaggtaaattgaggcaagtttgaaagtcctcagttCATCCGGGGGAAGAGgtgatgtaacccctgggcaaagtCGAGGCActagagaaagtcctcctcaccttcgagtgagttcaggcaagaacagattgcaagtcctcagtgcatccgggggaagaggagatgtaacccctgagCAAGGTTGAGGCActagagaaagtcctcctcaccttcgagtgagttcaggcaagaacagattgcaagtcctcagtgcatccgggggaagaggagatgtaacccctgagcaaggttgaggcaccagagaaagtcctcctcaccttcgaatgagttcaggcaagaatagattgcaagtcctcagtgcatctggaggaagaggagatgtaacccctgagcaaggttgaggcaccagagaaagttcTCCTCGCCTtaagcgagttcaggcaagaacaaattacaagacctctttgcttaggcaaattgaggcaagtttgaaagtcctcagtgcagaaCCAAGCCAGCAAACTTTTAGGCGGTCACctagaaatacacatgtcacttAGCAGATCAGGCAAACGAGATTTCAGGTACTAAGTATAACACACGCCTATTTCTCAGTAAGTGATTTCGTGTCAAATGTTATTACTATAGACTAACCGTTTGTTCAAGTTAAGTTGATTCTCACATAATTAAGCACCAGTTGGTGTTAAGTTGATTTGCTTAAAGCAAAGGTTAGCCAGTTATATCAGATGATTACGCGACAGATAAAGGCGAAACCATGTGCATATTTATATGTATTAAAGCAGTCGGATAAAGAGGAAGTCATTACAAATAGACTCATTACACATAAATAAAGGATGAATGTATAAGTTTTTCATAATGTTTCAAAGCAAAGTGGCAAATGGAAATGTTAATCTGAAGATACAATCttgccatctaccacttcgtggcAAATCGAGAACTGAGGCAAGCGAACTGCTCCAAGGCCGCACCAAACGCTGAAGTCAGAACGTTTGCGGTGCTGAGgtcgagttcttcaatttgtctCTTTAGCTTTTCGTTCTCCTCAAGTGCTTGGGCAAGCTTCGCTGCAGACTCGCTCAACTCCTTATCTCTCTCGCTCAGCTCCTTAGCTTTTTGGTCTCTGTCAGCTTCAACTTTGCCCAGCAGATCCTCCCTCTCGATTGACCTGGCCTCGAGTTTAGTCGTATGGGCCTTGCTAGCCTGGAGGGCCCCATCCAAGTCAGCTATCTTTTCCCTTTGAGGCACGAGCTTGCTCTCAAGTTCGACGGGCTCTATGAGTTTAGCATTAAGCTTTTGGCGTAGCTCAGCGCTACCTTTATGCTCACTCCGCAGCTCGTCCCTCATGGCGTTCTCCAGCCGTGAAAACTCCAGTCCTTTCATTGTTATGTCGCATTTAAGCTTCTGGACTTGGGCCCTCGCAGTGCTAGCTTCCTCCCGTTGAGCGCAGATGTCGAACTCATATTGGCTCAAGGAGTCCCTTAGAGCCTCGCCCATCATCTTGTGAAGACATTTCTCCATGCACTCAGCAGTTATGGCGCTAAGGTGAGCGGCGTGGGCCTTCAAGACTTCTTCAACGGGGGTTGGACGAGCTGAGGTTGGAGGAGGTGTTGAAGGTTGgttctcaccaccaccctcgtAGGCTTGGATGGCAAGGGGAGCATCAGGGCATGGTGGTGAGATGGTTGGTTCCAGTGCAGGTTGGGGGGATGATTGAGCGCCCTCagcagctgaagtgtttgatGGAAGAGCATCCCCAACGCTCTCAAAgggtgtggaggcgctgggggggtTTTCTGCATAATTTGGGCTCGAGCTTTCAATCGCTGGTGGCTCAGTTGTGGCCGCTCTCTTCCTTTTGCAAACAAGCCCATCCTCAATGCTCTCGTCCTTTTCTTCGTCCGATACCACCATGGGA
Encoded here:
- the LOC137836996 gene encoding uncharacterized protein encodes the protein MGELDRDLCNFWKEVSSSNITLATLSIINFEFVESQLDFHIDTMLGKEHMARLRSIVKRHELAAGSQTVPNSVAEAAAALGKSPQVGSPLPTTLPAPERKKLPLKGAKRKTPMVVSDEEKDESIEDGLVCKRKRAATTEPPAIESSSPNYAENPPSASTPFESVGDALPSNTSAAEGAQSSPQPALEPTISPPCPDAPLAIQAYEGGGENQPSTPPPTSARPTPVEEVLKAHAAHLSAITAECMEKCLHKMMGEALRDSLSQYEFDICAQREEASTARAQVQKLKCDITMKGLEFSRLENAMRDELRSEHKGSAELRQKLNAKLIEPVELESKLVPQREKIADLDGALQASKAHTTKLEARSIEREDLLGKVEADRDQKAKELSERDKELSESAAKLAQALEENEKLKRQIEELDLSTANVLTSAFGAALEQFACLSSRFATKW